The genomic stretch AGAGAAGAAGACGATTCGATGGGATCTGCGCTCAGGTTTCATATCTAGTGCAATTCTTATTACGAGGTAGATTTGGGATCCACTATAAGGCCATTCAGATTTGGTGCAAGGCAAAAGTGTAAAAATTgcaaaagtaaaaaaatttgTTCTTGGTAATTGAGACTCGGGCTTGGCAAGACCAGTAGCAAATCGATTTGCACTATCTCAATAAAATTGCATCCtcttttttgaaaattactttcatTTTATTAGTtggataatttatttatttttgcatttaattaaatttttatcagaAGATTTTTGTACATATCATGTGTTATACtctgtttaaaaaatatttcatcatgcataatttctttattttagtttattacaATTCATGCTACAATATGAGAAGTCAAGAGTGAGCTCTGGTAAATGATAAAATGAGATAAAATAGATTGAGGTGCTGGGAATATTTTAAAAGGTGATCAATAGATTCTATATTTAATTGAGTTGAATAGATTAAATTGGAAGGATTAAGGGATGGTGGCAAAAAATTCTAATTAATATAATAAACAATTATTCAGTTAATTTCAATACCGCTAGTTGATGAAACAAACATCTACTTCATTGTAGCCAATAGTGATGAGATAATCATATCAGTAGGGATATCAACTTCATCATAACTGACGGATGAAATAATCATGTCTGTAGGGGTATCTATAATCACTAGCCATCACTCAAGCTGTCTGTCTtccatattaatttttaattgcaTTTTGAGATTAATCTTTTTACATATAACTGCTTGATTGTTTGCATCTTATTTCAGCCTTTCAGCAATGAGAAAGAATGTCCTAGCGAAGTGCTATGGTGGGGATATCACCCGTAAGAGGAAACTTCTGGAGAAGCAGAAGGAAGGAAAAAAGCGCATGAAGCGTGTGGGATCTGTTGACATACCACAAGAGGCATTCCATGAGCTCTTGAAGACCTCTTGAGCATAAGATAGGGGAATTGCGGTATGTAATTATCTTTATTTAGAATTTTGAGGCAATATGCTAATATGATGATGCAGCCTCCCCTCTCCACCATTGTAAAATCCTAACTTCTCCCGCTCCTCCCCCTTTCCCTGGCCAGCCAGCCCTTATACTGCCTTTTAAAGTTCACAAGGGCCTGCACACGCTGGTGATGTTTACACCATGCCATTGTGTTGAGGTTCCTGCCTCGCTGTAGAAGGTAGTGGTAGGGTTGACGACTGCCACCATGCTGTTGATTGTGGAATGACACATGTGATGCAACTCAGGATCTCCTCCTTCCATGAACTTTTTCTCAACATTATTGTTGGGGCTGTGTTCTTAGAGCAATCAAACATGCTACACAATTTGTATACCTTCCCCAATCTCACTTCTTGTAGGACCCTATCATCCATGTGCACTTGCTTTATCAAGCAAAGCAGGACCTGCACTCTGAAAAAAATACTTAATATAACAGTAGTGGGCTATATgattgagtttttatttatttatttttttaaaagaaaaaaggaGGGAGATCCAACATTCTTGAGAAACAGAAGAGAGATTAGgaagaaaatagttttaaaagtggAGCTGGTAGATttgcaaaaaataaaatgaaGAATGCATGAGAAGGGAAAGACAAATAATTGAAAATGATCAGATATTATATTTTTTCCTCCTTTCTTTCATGTTGAAGAACCATTAAGTCTAGCTCATTTTCATTTTATGTGCATAATTAAAGAGGGAATTAGTTATTGTTATCCTTTCTAGCACAATTTTGGCTCCCAACATTCTCTCTTGTTCTCAGAAGATAATTGCAACGCTGATCTCACTTATGCTCGCTCGGAAGTCGTAGCACATCACTGTCTTCAGTTATAAATTTGAAAATGTATGCCTTTGCCTCTCTTTCGATATCCTTTTTTGTGTGTCAAGTAGATGCCTGATTTTTCACAATTTTCTGCCTGAGATCTTCATCCTAGAGTAATATTGGGCTTCAGACCCTTTACTCAATCTCTCTTGTTATTAATTCATCATCTCAAGAGAAGATGCTAGAACTTTAATCTATCTATTCTACAAGTTATCATTGCTTCCTTTCAAACTTCAAAATCCCATGGAATCCTCAGATTGATTTGACAGAAGAAGATTTTATCAAGTCTTTTGAAGATCATTATTATCTTCTAGTTTTCAAGGACCCCCCTCTGGAAAGATGTCTCAATTTCAGTCCAGCAATCAATCCAGGGCACCACGTCGTTAAGCTTCTCAGTTGCAGCACTTCTGCTTCGATTAGCATTATcaagtctcttggtcattttttatCCTTTGTTTTTTTGGTAAGATCTTTTTAACTTTAACAAGCTTGATctgaataatatttattttattcctGTGAGATTGGAGTATTAGAATTATGTGGTTCACTAGCTATATCTTGTGAATTTTGTCCAACATGAAGTATTTTGTTGTAGGTTTTTATGTTGAGTCACAATAACCTTCCTTAATGACACCAATATAACATTTGTTGTCCAATTTTTAGAGTTCACGTTTTTGTAATAATAACGTCCATTACTCAGATTTTTTTTTGCATGTGCTTTTCCAGGTAGTTCTTTTGTATTCGAAGGAAGGAGTTCTTATAAGTCCTCGAGATATTCAAATGACATGTTTGTTATTTCCTTTTCAGAAAATGTACAAAAGATTTCAAATGACGATGCTTGGATGCGAAGATCCAAATATGGAGATGCAACTGAAGAATATTAGGCAGAGGCAATCAAACCAGCAGCATTTTGCCCAATTATTCTGTAAACACTCTATTGCGATTTGAGTTTCTGGTTCTCCAGGATCCTACGGCCTAGCAAAGAGCCAAATTTACTGTACGACGTGAAGAAATAATAAATCAAGCTTCCATGAACAAGTGaggaaccctaaaccctaaactccTACTTATAATttctataataaattatttttttgatgaaatataataaattatttgggtGGGAAGTGTAGTTTCCTATGCGAGTGTCATTGAATTGAAACTGTATCTATAGTCCCTTTGGTGTTATTTGGTTTCACACAATGGTAACTGAGGATGATTTTGTATCTTAATTCGAGTTTTGATTAACCGGGACTCCTTCGATCATGTCTGATCTGATATAGCTGGGGCAATTGTGCAATGTTCAGTTGACGTTGTTTAATGatacaatattaaaataattGGATTTGATTAAAATATAATTgaagaaaaatataaatgaatgatgtgaattaatttattaataaaaaataattaatttagttttgggCCTTTGGATATGAGATAATTTATTCCAAAGATGACTAAAGATTCATCTCAATTTGGAGTCTATCCAAAAATTAATACATAAATTTAATATAAGTCAcatgtatatatatttatattaaaattgaggacaacattttatttttaaaaatttaatataacatttaGAAAGTATATTAAAAACATCATTCTGTTTAGAAAGATTGAGAAAGATAGTTAACAACAGTAAGATAGTTAACAGATAAGAataaataatcttaattaaaagattgagaaagatatatattttaatattgtCAGTTTAAGATATTTAGAAAAGTTTTTCTACGATGATGTTGCCAATTTTAAAATATAGGACTGAAGAAAATTATAatagtatatatatttttatataaaagtaatataaaattattaataaattttaaaattattttacaagagcctaaattgttaataaaataataagatatgTAATTATTTGGTGGGACACGGCAACTGCACTGACTTATGTGCATGAGCATTCACTAATAATGCGATTAGGCTGTTCATGGCACGCGGATTATCttttgaatatttattttttttaatattaagctAACATTCCATCCTCTCTCTCTTATATATGAAATATTATTATCTACCGGTTAGTCTAACTACAGAAGTTTGAACCATCAACTTGATAAATTCATTTAACATTGACACATTGCTCGACTCACGCAAAAGTTGAACTGCTCTTTCAAATTCGTGCTTTAGTCTAACTATAGATTCCCTTTCGTTCTTGGCTAGATTCTAGTGGAAACTTTTTTAAAGGTATGACTTAGGATTCAGGATTTTATCTTAAAGAAAAGGTGAagtcaatacaacacaatcaaaacTCTCATTTAGGATTTTAAGTGTTTTCAGCTTAGAATTGTTTAACtttaagatttagggtttttGATCTATTTCACTTGATGAATTTGAAAGTTCCTTGTCCAATACCAATTTGTAGTAGTTATGATCATGATTACTATGATATAATAATGAAAATGATTATATTCTTTGATCAATAATACAGTATAGTAACTGCGAATAAAAACTTCTACATGCTTATACAACTAGATACTCTGATCAAAACCTTTTTATATCACATAGTTGTGCGTTGTAAAGTTTATGTGATTGACTTTTGTACTAAAAACTCTACACTAATAAGATTTGCATCTTGAATTCAGTTGGGAAGTTctctaatcaacaacacacatagCACTTATGTTGATAGCCGCTATGACCCCCACATATTGTCACAATTAGTATTTACATAAGTGTTTACTCTAATAGATCTCGATATCAATTTTAATAATTACAAAATGTCTCATTGGGTATCTAACCCTTCCCATGCAAAGGGACACTGTATTAGGGTAAAATGCTCTCATAATTTATATGGACGTTTAAGATGAACACAGGGGCGGCCCTGGAGGAGGGCGACATTGGGCGATGGCCCTGGGCCCATGATTTGAGAgggctcaatttttttttttttagtattatgtatTATAGGCATGTAATTGAGGTCTTGAATAGTTGGGCCCAAATTCATATTTCAGAATCTTTTGATATTGCCTTTTACTTTTATCTTATTAGGCATGTAATTGGGGCCTTGAATAGTTGGggtccaaatttattttagacatTTTTTTTCCGCCCTGAGCCTCCTTTGTAGAAGGACCGGAGCTAGATGAACGATATCATTTTTTACTCTAATAAAATGATAGTCGTTGTGCATTATAGCAATTGCGATCATAGCTATTGGAGTATCCATATTAGTTTttctatatttctaaaatttaaagtaagtcattcactttattaaatttagaccaTTATTTTTTACTCCACACTATATCGATTACACTTTTTTTTCCTCTTTCTtctattctttttattatttttttctccctAATATCTACTTTTCATTATCCAATtcactttctttattttttctttctcttgaattaaataatattttaatatttatgaaaaagattttattttttaaaatttattaaattaaaatttaaatttagagaatgaatATGGTAaaaatttttaacataaaatataaaatttaagataaattttatatttacaaaattgACGTGGATGTTTTTATAATCTAAAAATTAGTATTCTTTATATTTAGGTAAGCTGACGTGGATAGCTTTACGATCTAAAAATTGGTACTGTGATGATTAATTTATGTactaaaaatcatctctaatTGAGATCTGCATCTTAAATTGAACTTACGAGTTCTCTAATCAATAGCATTAACATATTATAATATAGCTGCTATAAATTGAATATTATCTAAGCGGGTGGTTAAAAAGTGACAGGTTTATTAAACAGGGATCAATTATATCGACTAACTCAATATTACCTACTGTTCGTCGTCCTCGGTACGTTGGGCCGGCGTGGAGCACCCTCCTCGTCTCCTCCGTCGATCGACGACGGCCGGCGTGGAGCCGGAGGTCCTCCAGAAGCATGCATCGATCGAACAACCCATTCAATTAGTGTACATCAAATGATGTTTAAAATGAATCAAACAGAGGAAAGTTAACATCCATTAATCCATTTCAATTGAATCCATCCAATCCAatccaatttattattattattgccgTGCACCAAGCATCAATGAATCATCTCCAGTAACACTATCACAAATCGACGTAGATATTTAATTAGAACAGGAAGTGAGAGGCGAGCAGGGATGACAGAGCGAGGAATGCCAAGGATGGAGCCCAACCGGCGGCCGAGCCGGGCACCTGGCTATTAGGGCCGGGCGCCGACGGCACAGTACTGCTGCCGCCGCCCGTTGCCGGAGCAGTAGGAGGAGCCGGGGCGGCGGCGGGAGTGGAGGCAGAGGAGGAGGTGACGGTGACAGCCAGCCTCTGGCCAGCCTGGCAGTGCCCGGGGAACCCGCAGATGTAGTAGTGCACGCCGGCTGTGGTGACGGACAAGCTGGCGGGGCTGGTCGTGTAGGTCGACCCGATCTGGTTTGCCGCGGAGCAGGAGTTGAAGCTTGCCATCGGCACTTCCACCACGTCGTGCTGCGCGTTCATAAAATTGAACACTGCGAGGACAAATTAAATCGTGAGCAATTTGCATCGATCGAAATCGAGTAGTAGTTATTGCACCGGCGACTCTCATTTAATTACCCAAGGTGTCGCCGACGGCGAAGGTCCGCGCGGAAGCCCAAGCGGAGTAGAAACTGTCGTTGGCGCCGGGAGGTATCCTCCACCCGGTGCTGTCGCCGACGACGTGAGTGGTGGCTGCGGCCAAGACAGAGAAGAAGCTGGCGGCTACCAGGACGAGCCCGGCGATGGTCAATGACGTCGCTCGTTTCGCCATCTCTGTGCTCTGCTATCggcaacctccttcttcctctgttTCTCTACCGATTTGCTTGCTTCAGTTCCGGTTACGATAGCTAATTTATAGCGATGGAAGTTGGGAAATTAACTGCTTTGCCGCGCTTTGACTCCTTCTCTCTCGGGTTTGACTTTGACTCGGCGTATGAAATGTTTACTGGCGGGTTTGACAAGTTGTTGTCGCGGCGGCGATCGATGAGGTTGGCGGTTCTTCTCAATTGGACTCTTTCCGTAAAATCCTCATTGATTTTGCTTCATCTTctagaaaataaagaaagttGCATAAAATGCCGAAGAAAAACATACCCAAGTCATCTTAATGCTCGATTTTGACTTTTAAAACGAATGACGAAGTAATTTATTGGGCAAAAGTGAAAACGACGTAAACACGTAATCTTCAActcgttattattattattattattattattttcattattattatcGTTGGTCTAAATTATAAATCAGACACACGTTAtagctgttaaaaaatatataatggctattattagtaaataattattataaataatagttatttattttttatttattaaaaaataattattattagaaaattgttatttgtttcctaattattagaaaataattattattttcctaatttatctattttctaattttcacttgtaatgttatttatatataccatatgctatcattaataatatatataaattctATCATCAATATGGTATTAGAGCGATAAActtaacaataattttttttctttctttttctcctcccACATTTCTTTTCTCacggttcaaaaaaaaaaaaactcttagttttcttctcctttctctgccACTAACGCCAACGGGTTTCTACTGTTCACCTGTTGCTAAGGGTGATCACgaatcgggttggttcggttattggggtaAAAAACTATACGACCCtattagatcagataatgcaatatcaggacctacatccgaccctatatccggcggttcttatgtatcagatatccgacgggttgtcagttatttggatatccgaccctatatccaataaaatataaaatataaatataagtacaacaaaaaaataaaatattttaaaatgataatagacattactcattatacATTGTAATAACTAATCGGAAATAGCTACTATAACATGCAGCAGCTTAtcggcagtagctactacaacgtgtagcaacttatcaacagtagttgctacaagtaggggtgatcgcggatcgtgttggttcggttattgagacaaaaaactatccgaccctactagatcagataatgcaatatcaggactctacatccgaccctatatccggtggattattttttttcggttcggttcTGGTCGATATAAGCGGGTTGGTCGATTTGAcgggttgactgctcacccctaccTGTTGCTGCGGTCAGAGGAGGCGTCGTTGTCCAAAGGCAGCCCACCATCAGCCTTATTGCcgtaaaaaaaaaagtgtttcTGTCCGACCGCTTCTGTGATCTCTTTAGCTTTTTTAGAATATTCTTTCTCCCCTATTTTCCTTTCTTATGTTTTTTTgtcctaaaaaaaaaaattctcttttatgaCTTCCTCTTTTCCAccgtataataattttattttcttttttaaaaaggtCATTAATAGCGAGGTTCAATTCCtcctcttttctttttctcttcttattttttcttaTAGCAAGAgtaatattattatcttttttcttaagtttaaagacatcaaatttcatccttctcttcctcctctcctttgtttgtttttttttttttaagtagcaGCTGCATTATAACGATCTTTCCTTTATGAGTATTGTTTTAGCCATCTTTTGATAGGCCAAATagcaagtttttttttcttccaagttttgTTCGATAACATATTTTCTAACATATGCAGCCATCAAAATGCAGTCTTCTCTCTCTACTGCTCTTATTCCGACGACAAGTCTGATTCCAGCATTCAAACAACAACACCTCGTCTCATTCTAGTTGTTGTCTTCTTTCATCAAAGGCAAAGTTCAACAAATCGTCGGTTCGTTGATCGCACTGGTGGATTTTGCTCTAAAAGAATACTCATCGGCCACCTTCTATAATGGTTGTCGTTGACGACATCACTCACTGGTTATCTCTTACAAATACTCccgattcttcttctaaacaacGCACGGTTGTGTGTTCttcgactgaggctgaatatcgCGCCATTGCCTCTGTAGCATctgagatccaatggattaagtcacttttgacagaTCTGCTTCTTTCGGTTACCATGCCTGCTGTGCTTTTCACTGATAATTTGGGCCTCCGAACTGCGAGTTACTCATATTTCTGCTGAGGATCAGTTGGCTGATGCACTTACCAAGTCGCTTTCTCGACATCGGCTGTTTGATATTTATAACAATATTGGTGTCATTTCTGGGACACCATCTTGAGAGggtgtattaggaaataattattataagtaaatagttatttatttcctaattattaggaaataattattattagaaaatagttatttgtttcctagttattagagaataattattattagaaaatatttattgttttcctaatttatgtattttctt from Zingiber officinale cultivar Zhangliang chromosome 5B, Zo_v1.1, whole genome shotgun sequence encodes the following:
- the LOC121987698 gene encoding mavicyanin-like, which gives rise to MAKRATSLTIAGLVLVAASFFSVLAAATTHVVGDSTGWRIPPGANDSFYSAWASARTFAVGDTLVFNFMNAQHDVVEVPMASFNSCSAANQIGSTYTTSPASLSVTTAGVHYYICGFPGHCQAGQRLAVTVTSSSASTPAAAPAPPTAPATGGGSSTVPSAPGPNSQVPGSAAGWAPSLAFLALSSLLASHFLF